The Arachis ipaensis cultivar K30076 chromosome B03, Araip1.1, whole genome shotgun sequence region GAACACTATAGGTAATCTGCAATCAAAACATGGGAAATCTATCCTGTCATGAACTTTCAGGTATGTTAATGGAACTAAGCTAGAATTGGTAGAGAAGATTGGTTGGGTAAAGGAGGAAACTGGCAAAGTGAAGAGTTTGGTGCCACAGCATTCCTAGGACTTACCGCAAGAGGAAAACCAAGAAGAACAAACACAACCAAGGAAGCAACCTTGATTCCTTCACTTGCTCCAATTACATGTTGAATACCTCCAGGGTGATCTTGGATGGAAATCAGACTAATTACAGCAGTGCCAGCCATGCAAACAAAGACGATAAAATTGCTAACAGCCCATACTATTCTTGCACCCATCCAGTTACACATTGGTTCAATGAAAAACGAGCTAATTCCCAGGACAATCTATCAAGCCATAAATGCAATGTAAGATTTATGATTACACAGGAAGAAACAaagttaatttaaaataataagtcACTGATCATTATTGGTAAAAACTTCGTGACAATTCTCTTCAGAAAACCCCCTCCCCTTTTCTTTCTCCCCTCTTTAAAAAAATGATGCTCAAATTGTGAGTTCTTACTGAATTCAACAGCAAACCAAATGCACCTTCTCTAACACCTTGATCATAAAGACCTACTTCGGCAGAGCTCCCTTTTGGATCTCCATGATAAACTTCCCTCCCCATCCAATCCGTATCAAACAGAAAGAAGGGAAACCATGACAACTGCAAGTAACAAAGGTCAAAGGGTTGAAGGAAACATAAGAAGGATCTCAAGTGGGATGCATATGCACAAGCCAACCAACATTCACAACCATTTTAGAAATGCAGAAATGTATATAATGTATGTACTGCAGTAcctacccaagtaagagccattACAACAAGCACTGAGTGCATTGCAGGTGGCAAATGCCTTAAACTTGTCAATAAGTTTACTAATACTGCTCCAGGTCCATCCATAAAGTTTTCATTATGATCTTCCCCAGCTTGCAAATTCTCATGTTTTAGCTCTACATCTTTCTCAATGTGATCCTCATTTATCTTTCCATTGATGTCATTTGATAAAGGCTTTGATTTTGAGAGTTCAAAGCCATTTTGTTGTTCATCCAGTAAAGGATCAGAATCTGATAAGCGACGATGCTGAGTTGTAGTAAGCGGAACCTCATCAGCAAAATATAGGGTGACAAGTGTGCATAATGTCAAGAAAACCTGCTGACATTGACGATTAGATTCCACTAGTGAAAAGTAACTATACATAGATTTAaggatttaattttgatatgatGATAGTACAAAAAGTTTTGTGTAGTCATCCTATTATATGATGTCCTAACAACAAACACGTTAGTCCTTTATATCCACTACTCTGAAAGTCATATATTCTTATATGATCTGACAATATATAAAATGATATCAGATAGTAACCCACCACAGCAACAAGAAATGCGGCCTTAAGATTGCCACAGGCTTCACAGCAAGCTCTATTTGTCAGGAAAGGGAACCATCTGCTCAGGTAAGAAACAAATAATATCAATGAGCAGAAAATAAGCATTAACTTCAAGTAAAACCTATACAAAATACAAATATGGTAAACAAAGCATGCTTCTGTAAAAGATAGAATCCTCATTCTTCTGAGAGACCCTTCACATGAGTTGTTCTACGCCATCCTAAGGATCCCTTCTGCTATAATAACTCTTCAGCATATAAATGTAAAACAAATTATTGTTACTTGTTTCAAACAAATTGATTTCATAAGGAAATCTGCTAGATGGCTTTAATTGCTAGAATTACATGCCATGACTAGTGACCTTTGCATGAATAAGGGGGCTTATCTCTACATTTCATCATTGACAAAATGCCATTCTCAAAGGAACATGAGCAATGAGTTTTATGTTAGCACTGTGCGAAATATTAGCAAGGCCTCACCTGTTCCACTTTCCACTAGCACCAGCAGAATATCCCAGGATATTGCCAACTGCCATCCATGAACAAAATATAGCATTTGCTACATTGCGTTGATCAGGACCTAATAATAGGAAAATTATTGTATCATGATGTTTTGTCGATATCAAGAAAGTATTTAATACAAGATGAAAATCAAGAATCCACATTGTGATTGTTGAGAACGTGAACAAAGAAAGCATGTAAAATAAGCAAGTTCTACCTGAAAGATCAGCCAAAAGTGCCCGAGCTGGCCCctacaaattaaaatttgaaagcaTAAAAGAAAACTTACTTTCTTTCATCAATATAAAGATAACGGAAAGAAGCACATTCTAATTCTTTGACCTTACCTGCACAGTGTTGTTGGCAAGATCCAGCATCCAGAACCCAAGAATAAATACAAGAGCAGCTCTTGTTCGGGTGCCTTTAAATGTGCTagaatttcaaaaatataaaattcattagtatttaagtaggTTCATAGACGTGAAATTTTAAAAGCAGAAGTGTGGTAAAACTAAAGAGTAAACAAGAATGAACAGATGGCAAGGGAAACCTGCAATGCTCACTTGTATCCCCAAATAAATATCCAATGTCTGCAGAAAACCCAATTAATATCACCTACATTACAAGACATAATTTAGCTAATGTGAAATTAAGTGTCAAAGTAACCCAGATGTAAACAATAAGGACCACTGATGCTTACAGCCAAGGAAATCATAAGGGATCCTGCCAGAATGAATGGACGCCTTCTACCATACTTCGAAGTACATTTATCACTCCATATACCAACACAGGGTTGAACCTGTGATAAAAGGTGACACAAATTTGTTATTTGCATGATTAAATCAATCCAGTAACAAATCATAGATTTGTCCAGACCAACACCCATATTCCATAGATGGATATATGTTATAAAGTTAATAAACATTCAGTGAAAAGGCATAGACGCTTGAATATAATTTAATGgagcaaaagaaaaaaacagGCATGAGAAGAATTTTAAAgacaattaatataaaaattaaaaataaagcaaGACTATATCACCTACCACAAGGCCAGTAATGGGGCCACAGAGCCAGATAAATGAAGAAAATGCATGTCCTATACCCAACGTCTGCACCAAAAATGAGTATACAGTTAATTGGAAAGCTGAATATAATGCTATAAAGACACACATTAAACATTGACAGCAAATTAGTTAATACCAAAagcatatattaaaaaaaaagataatcatCCAAAACAAGTCAAGCAGAAAACCATGCAAGCAGATACACCTCTTATGCaactaaaataactaaataatagAAATACTCCTCTGAGGCCAATTGCAATTGATCCGCTTACAGCTCAAAAGAATCTGCGTGTGACAACTTTGAAATACCACTTCAGTGGCGATTGGTGAATGCTAAACTGTCGAACAAAGTTTCCGCAGACAAGGCCCCCCCAAAAGGAAAAGAGTATCACAATAACGGGTGCGTATTTAATAAATCCCCAGAACTTAAATCAGACTAGCACATAACATAGGTACACGGTAGAGCTAACAGCATTATACTTTAGCCTACTATGCAAATTACAGAATGCAGGTACAATAATAAAAGATAGTGCAACGAAGCTTTCCCGTACTGACTATTAAGCCTATATAGAAATCTATTTATTGACCCGTACAAATCAACTAGCTTCATCTACTGTTTAAAATCACAATCTCGCAGCCATTATCCGCTCTCAACAAAAACCAGTAACCCTCAATCACCTACCGTAGCAACTAGATTCTAGCAACAGCAAACAAAACCCATAATTTCAATTCCCGTACTCTTTTCAAAGTCAGCATTCACTCCAAAAAGCAAAACCTCCCGAGGTTTAGCAACATGCCCCCATTCTCTAAACAATTGAAGGGAAAAAAAGAACTCAGAATCTAACTCACAAGGATCCGATCAAGCACATTCCCCCCCCCCCCCTCTTTTTTCTTTTGGATAGAAATCAAGCACAATATCagaacatatttaaaaaaaaaaggtcaaTTCAACCTGTATGTAAGGAGTGAGGAGAGAGAGCTGCAAGGCCCAACCGAATTGAACGCCGGCGGCGACGGTGCAACTGAGTACCAGATTGACCAAGCTGGCGTTCTTGGGCGGAGTAGGAGGGATCGGAGATCCATCATGAGAGTGAGAGTTTTGCGCGATCCGGCGGCGATGGTTGACGTCCTCGACGCCGACCAGCTCCACCTCATGCGCGGCGGAATCCTCCCTCAAATTCCTGTACGGAACGCGGATCGACACCGCGTCAGACTTCCCCGCCATGACCGGCAACGCGATTCAGTAGCTACCAATCGCAATGCGCACGATCTGTTTGTCACAATGCTCGTGTACATTCACTTCGATCCAATTGCGAAAGAAAAACGAGAAAAAGGATAGAATTCTATTCCAGGGTTTATCGTTGAAATTGGATTTTTTTATCTGAAAGATAGAATGAGAGAGTCAAATTTGGGAATTAGGCGGGCGAAGGAGGAAAGGCGTTGAAGAATAGGTGCAAGGTTGGAGGCTACCATACTCTCGGTGCAAGCGAGATCTGCTACGTTGCATCAGTGTGAAGAATTCTACATCGGCGTCTGATTCACTGCCACGTGGCACAATTGCTAATGCTTTGGTATTCACTGCTTCCTAAGGGAAACAATGACCCGTAGAATTTTCTACTTAGAATTTTCACTTTTATATAAGAGAGAATATAATAAAACAGCAAAGCTAAGCGCCAAATTTGTGCTAGATTTGTGGGTTATATGTANNNNNNNNNNNNNNNNNNNNNNNNNNNNNNNNNNNNNNNNNNNNNNNNNNNNNNNNNNNNNNNNNNNNNNNNNNNNNNNNNNNNNNNNNNNNNNNNNNNNNNNNNNNNNNNNNNNNNNNNNNNNNNNNNNNNNNNNNNNNNNNNNNTTTATGAAATTAGTCAAATAATTTGCTCTTATTTGGTAAGAGAGTGCTAATGCTGGGTAATCAATTCAGTCTAACTTTCTTTTGGTACAATGGAATCAAAACTAAAAGTGGGAAATGGGAAAGTATTGGGTTTGGCAGGAaaaggttttaatttttttttcctctttttattAATTCTTTAAATTCCTTATTTTAAAGTCTTTAATCAATGTCATAGCAAAAATCCTTACTCAATGAATACTCGCCACTCGGTTTTAAAAACTAAACAATTTTTTATCAACAaccattttttgttttttattctatATTACCGACTTGGGTTACATAATTTTAGTGCCGTGGAACCAAATTCAACATCTGTGGTCTCCCTTACACTGGAACTTTTCTACCCAAAGGGTATGAGGTCATTGAAATTTGGAATATGAATCTGATGTTTGATTTAATTAGGACCATTGGATCTACAGATCTGAACATTCCAGATCGTAGGGTTGAATAGTTGAATTTAAGTGTCACTCTAACTTGCATTCAAGGTGTCCCAATTTCtgcttttataatatttaaagtaAATAACAATCAAAGGGGAAGCTTGACTATTAGaaacaacaaaaaaatatatgaataaaTAAAACAAGGCCACGTAAGGAGCACTGATGTGGGTGCATACGCTGTTTGACTCGGCTCAATTCTATTGCATCACCCCTTGGTGCATAGTTTGTTAAGGAGAAAAAAATGATTATGCAGCTAAATTTACCTTACTAATCACATCAAGACAGTTAAATTACACATGAAATTGTAGTCTTGTAATAGATCATAATACTAATACACATAAAGCAGTAAGTTCAGCTGTTCATATGTATATACAAAATATGAAGCATGCATAGCTATACTAATAACAATACTATAATAACAAGCTATATTCAGAACAGGgaaaaaagataaacaagaaaagaGAGTTGAATTATGGTTATGGACTTATGGTTATGGCTATCAACTTACGGCAATGGCTCAATTTTTAGCTCCACGGTTACCTAAATCGGAAGCAACCTGCGCTGCCCGGGTTAAAGCACCGGAAACCCAGAAGGCACCTTTAGAGAAATAGCTACTATTAACTACAGTGTTCGCAGCTGCAGCCACAGATCGTCCCGTGGCAAATGCA contains the following coding sequences:
- the LOC107631891 gene encoding sucrose transport protein SUC3 codes for the protein MAGKSDAVSIRVPYRNLREDSAAHEVELVGVEDVNHRRRIAQNSHSHDGSPIPPTPPKNASLVNLVLSCTVAAGVQFGWALQLSLLTPYIQTLGIGHAFSSFIWLCGPITGLVVQPCVGIWSDKCTSKYGRRRPFILAGSLMISLAVILIGFSADIGYLFGDTSEHCSTFKGTRTRAALVFILGFWMLDLANNTVQGPARALLADLSGPDQRNVANAIFCSWMAVGNILGYSAGASGKWNRWFPFLTNRACCEACGNLKAAFLVAVVFLTLCTLVTLYFADEVPLTTTQHRRLSDSDPLLDEQQNGFELSKSKPLSNDINGKINEDHIEKDVELKHENLQAGEDHNENFMDGPGAVLVNLLTSLRHLPPAMHSVLVVMALTWLSWFPFFLFDTDWMGREVYHGDPKGSSAEVGLYDQGVREGAFGLLLNSIVLGISSFFIEPMCNWMGARIVWAVSNFIVFVCMAGTAVISLISIQDHPGGIQHVIGASEGIKVASLVVFVLLGFPLAITYSVPFAVTAELTADSGGGQGLAIGVLNLAIVVPQMVISLGSGPWDALFGGGNVPAFVLASICALAGGIIATLKLPNLSNSSFKSSGFHFG